The following is a genomic window from Gavia stellata isolate bGavSte3 chromosome 3, bGavSte3.hap2, whole genome shotgun sequence.
TCCAAGTTTCATTCTTTCTAACTATTGAACATCCTCCATCACCATGGCTATAGCCATACCTCCATTGATACGGCTGCCCAAAAGACGAAGACAGACATGCTGACTGGCCACACAGGTACTGACTGGCAGACCAGAGAGCTGAGCAACGTGCAGTTTGTACAATGCCTCTAACTTCATGACTTCTCTCCTCACAGCAGCGTTGTTTAACATACTCAGTCTGTTGAGGTACGCAGACAACCGGCATACTGTGACGTATAGCTTCACTGATAGGATAGCAATGTGTGAAACTGCCAAACATTCCTGATATCAAAGGGAAAGTAATATCCATGCAAATAGCTAGCCTTGATTTATTAAGCTGCATTAACAAGGCAACAGGGTGCAAAACTGATGGATgttgtagaaaataaaaagggacaTGGGTCCCTTAGAGGACCTCTGAGTAAACACAAGTTGCCAAGTCATTACCAAGGCAATGAAatcaaaaaataccaaaaaaaaaaggtcagcaGGTCAGTAAAACCGGAGCCAGTGCAGTAAGAGTAAACAGGGGTGTTTATTGTTGTCTATATGTTGTGTACTTGTGAGGAGATAAGGGTGATAAAGGGGAAGAACTTGAGAGAGGAACAAGGGATATAATGTAAAGCAAACAATATAATCAGGACTGAGTGGGGGTACCTGTTTGTGAGCCCTGTGCCTGATCACCACAGTTTGGACCGGGACAATAAACCCACTGTTTCCACAGTGTTCATGCCTGTGTTATTTCCACAGCGGGGAGGGACTGGTTATGTTTTCCCTTGATGCTGATGAAGGAATACTAGAAGTGCCCTTCTTAACATTGCCAAGGGAATACCTGGAGGTTGCCACCTAACACCACCATTCCTTCCTAACTGCTTAACACAGCCAAATGTTTGTTTCATGCATGGGAAATTCTGCTCAGTGCAGCAATATATTGGAGACAAATGCTTTGTAGTTaagtaaaaaaaagtctgtatgcAAACCCATGGTATTTCTGTGTTAACACCTATGACCACCAATCATCATACCAAAATAAATCCTGAAACTACTCAGGTAGATGAAGTCATGCTCACTAGCATAGACAAATGGATAAACAATATCATTACTATTGATATCATAATGCAGAATAATGACGCAAATACAAAGCAAGATAAATTCAATCAAATTTTAATGCCTAATTATCCTTTAGTCCAATTTCAATTTCACAATTTTGTGTAAATCTTGTAAAAAATAAGAACTATAAATTACAatgttcctggttttgtttgtgacaattttcaaaaccagatAGTTTTCCCTTGACCATGTTGTTCtctaaaatataattaaatcgATTACTGATCTTGAAGCCTAGTGTTACTTTATGCTTTTgtcaaataaacattttgatcCAATCAATCATATCCTTTCTAGCTTCTTCAATATAAGGTTTATCATCAGGTTTCATATCTTCTGGCTTCAACTGTGCAAACCCATGAACTTGTCCAGGATAAACTTTAATTTTATATGCAACTTTACAGTACTGTTTCAACTTCTCCTCCAGTAAGATGATCTGTAAAAGAAAGCAGTCTTCCATTAtattgtggctttttttttaagtttgccTAACTTGTCGTTTCTCCTATCGCTAGCTAcatctttgtcttttctcaAGTGTCACACTTGAAGCAGGTTCTGTTGCTCAACAGATGAGAAAACCCCTCTTTGGAATGTaaaactgaaacactgaaacattttgtaAAAGTATGGGTGAGTCTGAGAACCTCAACAGCTACTGCAGAGGTGGTTTGATAAATCTCATTGCCATAAAGGAAGAGGTGCAATTCTATTCAGAGATTTAATATGGCTTGTAACATAATTTTAAGCTCGGATCTTGAGACAACATATTCCCTAAACCTCAGTGCCTCTCagtccaaaatattttgataggCTTAGTAACAGAGTTTAAGAAaacacaggggtttttttagcttaCTGTATAACAAAAAGACAGCGCTTCTGCACAGCCTTTTGATGATAAGTACACATATGCTTACACACAGAGTACTAGTCATATGATTATGTACCTGTATATATATGTAGACTCATTGTGctcatttccattaaaaagtcAGAAGATAGGAGAATGAACACTTATTTTGCCCCTGCAAGGTTAATTCTACCCATTGTGCAGATTAGAGACAGTACCGTAATTTATTTcatgttcactttttttttcccacacaGAGCCCTTTATTGCTCAGTGCAGAAAAGAATGTATttgaggatttattttttttttaaacaccgGAATTTTTCTTACACAATCTGCACGGGTACCTCAGAGAGAAagtttcaggagaaaaaggtaTGGTTATGATGTGTAACACAtgatggaaaaaatgtatttacgAAAATTGTGCCCCTGGGAAAAAGACACTTTCACCATAAAAAGGGGACAGGGAGTGaagtatttgttttcctgtgcagAGGAGACACGTATTTGAGGTACAGATCAACATGCTGAATAACACAGAAGTAAATACTGATTGGCTTTCTGCATTCCCAGAGCACACTGCCAGTTCCCCAGTTAGACCCTACTCCTACGCAACAAACTATGCTAGGGGTGGTATGTTATCCTTGTCACTGAAGAGAAAGACATTATGCACAGAAGAGGGCACCAGTTTCCTACCCATATATTTATCCAGCCTCTCAGATATGCTTACAATAAGGGTTATATCAGAATATAGATGGCAGTCAGGAGTCAACAGAGTCCACAAGTTGTCATTGTATTAGTTAAAATTCATGTCCACTCTTCTGACACAGTTCATTTTGTCTTCTTGTACCAAAAGCAATTAGTCATTGGTCCACATCATCAGAAAGTTCAGTTACtaggctgaattttttttttccattcaaagtCCAAATTCAGTGGATTAGCTACCTGTTCAGTCAACCACAGCAGTAGTACCCAAGTTTTTGAGATGTTAGGCTCATACCAGTTTGATCTCCCTGCTCAGTTTCACACTTTACTTGTCCAGCCACTCAGAGGCTGATGACTGGTCTTTACTGCATTTCTCACCTCAAAGAAGAAGCTTTTACCTAAGCAAGATATGGGGGAAGTTGAAATATAATCAAAACAATCCAGCCTGTCTGATTTTTCATACCTGAAAATGGTTTCTAACAAGTTAGGATTTCTGTGTGGGATAAAAGAActatgggaaaagaaaaagcatttccagtACAACAGCTTACCTGATCATAAGAAATAGTGTGGTCTTTCTcaccaaaaatgaaaaatgtgggATTTAGTAAATTGTATCTTTCTTCAGAGTCCCTAATTATTCCTAGAATGTTTTTGAGAAACAGTCTGTTAGTGAGGTTAACATTTTTGCAAGATAAATGGcaaattaaaagacaaaagttCTATTTAGGTTTACTCGTTATGTACATTTTTTAGATCAGGACAGTTTCTATTTGGATGGAGAAAAAGCATGTGGAAAATAGATTTCCTCACTCTCcaagcactaaaaaaaaaagattagaaaatTATTGtgcaaaaggaagcaatttttttctggtttacaGCATTCTTAAATTTTTATACCAATATAGCATATTGCTGAAATAACCATAATTAAAATCTGCAACTCACCTTTGAGTTGAGTATTTACAGAAATCGTTTCAAAGCAATAACTAGACTTGCAAACTATGCATAGTCATGTGAGCCCATGTAAGTTTTCATGTGTTCTACACTACCATAGAGGGACACCGCAGCGGTTAATTGAGGATTTTTCAGCATCAAGTGATGTACTGCCATTCCACCCCAGGAAAACCCAACGACACCAATCTTCTTTGCACCACATTGTTCCTTTAGATACTTCAAGACAACATCAGCTTCCCTAAGACATATAAACAAAAGTACACTAAGGAATCTATTGCAGAATCAATACTTGACAATTTAAGAAGTAAATTAAAAGAGATACATGActttttctgtgtctgcatccccaattatttaaaacagagaaTACTGGGCATTTAGGCCCAGAGCAGTGGCTTCTATTCTTAAACGGGAGTTAACATCTCTGGTCCTAGTTTAGGGAAGTTCAGGTGTAGGTATTTAAATACTTACCTGAATTGTGACCTGctcctttgttttcaaaagaagcaAATTTTTAATTGAATCACTTTGTCTAGGGCAGGACAACTAAAGACAAGACATATCTGCAAGTAGAACAACACCTTGCATTATGGACTGTAGGAATAGATAAGCTTCACTGTGCTATCTCTACAGAGTCCACCTATTTAGATAAAGATTTATCTTAGTATGTCATTCCTGTTGCATGagttaatattaaaatatcCTACCAAGCCCACATGCAGTAATACTGTACTGAAGTAGCAATTACTCAAAATTAAACTGTCAGTAActataatgtttaaaaaaacaggtaTTGCATGAGGTATAATGCAAAAAATatgcaagttatttttaatgtagGCCAGAGCAGgtaatcattttttttttaattgctaacTTCTTAGGTCTCAatagttttatcttttttattatctacaaagtttgaaattaattttaaatgcagacTGCATATACTAATAACTATTTTCAAGTATTATGCACATTAGTATGGTCATCACGGGTTTGGTAAGGCTGAGAAAAAAGCAGTTCAGGACTGACACAATCAGGAGATTGTCCCCTAGGCCTGTAGCATGTGCACTGTGAATGGATAAGCTCTCTCAGATTTGATTTGTTTGGAAGGGTAGTAAGTCATGGGTATGTTGCATTCTTTGTGCTCTGAAAGAGCAATAGATCTGAACTTGAGGGCAGCTACAAATGAACCCTCAAAAGACAGCACAGGCATATCCTTGAGGTCTTAATTGTTTATGACGGTGCCCACATATCTGCTCAGTCTTTGATACAGGATTTTTTACAGGTGTTAGTCATTTGTCTTTTCAAAAAATTTGGTCACAGCTTCTGCTACTATATGGTCAAAAGCTTTGCTGAGAGATGTTGAAGTCAGGCTGTGACCGCTGGGACCTCTTGAAAGGGTCAGAAGAATACTTGTGGCTTACAAGATGCTAGCTGAGTAATAGGGTGTCACTGCCTCACTATCGTCTGCTGAAGTTTTAGACTGTGGTGATAGATGCTGAAGGAACAGTAATGCCTCCCATAATTCAGGGAGCCGTGTTACAGGCACTACTAGGCTCTCCAGATAGCAGGCCCTCTATTTCACATTGAGAAGAACAGTACAGTCGATCAGATCTATCTTGGGTTTTGGCAGTCCTGCAAATTTTGATCTAGTGCTGCTCAGGAGAGTATCATCTGCACCTATCATTATCTACAAGGCAGAAAGCAAGATGGGCAAGTGACAACTGGCAGATAACATGAGCACTTGTGGAAGAGTTTTCCTCCTTATCTGAGGAACTGGAGGAATCAGCACTTGTGGGTGAGAGTGCTGGGTATTTCATAGCCTGTGAAACACTGGCTATGAGCCTGTGCAGCCAGTATGTCATAGTTAGAAAAGGGCCCAGGAAAACAAGATGGGGACAATAAGCTGAAATTTGCtgaatgctttttaaagttcaAGTATAAATATTCATCTTACTTGTCTACTTTCATAGGATCATGACCCTTCATCCAGTCAGCAAAGTCAGCCCAGTGATCAGTAGTTTTCCAGGGCTCTGTTCCCTTGAAGAAGTCTGGGCAGATGGTTCTGTGTGAGACATGGAATCAAGTCAACTTTCACATCCAGGTGGGGAGAATCTGTGGATGTCTAGAAGTCTCCTAATGTCTTTTCTACTCAAGAGTACACATCTACATGGTTATTATCTGAATCGTATTCTACTCATCCTGTTCTGGCAATTAGCAGAGCTGAAAGTATATGTCTTTCTAtggaaaaaagcccacaaatAAACTCTCATTATTTCCTTAGACATTCTTAATACAAAAGTAAAGGGATTAAGCAACCCTCCTGATTCTATATAAACACATATATATCTCTTTGCTATTAAAAGCTACAGCAGCTGTTCAAAAGGTTTGGTTCTGAAAAGCTTATACAACTTAAAGATAGATACCAATGTTTATCTTTTAATCACCCATGCTGCCACGTAAGCACGAACACTGGCACTTCATGACTCTCCTTGTGGCTTTGTGCTCATGTACCCATTTTTGATGGGTCAATTTTAGTAGCTTTggtggactttttttttggaggaacaTTTACtccctttgcatttttattcGCTCAGACTGAAATGGTATGGTTGCCCTATGTGTATGGGAAACGCCATATGCCATGCTTAGCTTTGGGGCTGGTAATCTATCAGTGCATTTAAGAGGAAGATAGGATTGCTTACATGTATCCATGACCTGCAATCAAATCGACTATGTATCTAATGTCCGGGAACAGCCATCCAAATATATCATGAATCACAATCACAGCTTTGTCTGTGAAAAAAGATGGTCTACAAACATAGGCCTTGATGTGCTCAATTTGTACTTCATGTCCAAGGCACCCATAGTGAGATCTTTCTCCAGAATCATATAGGAAAGGATCACCCATTTGgaaacctaaaaaaaaagaaaaaaaaaagagagcaagaaagTCGAAAGAATTTGTTAATACAAATCATTAAAGGCAAATAAAGGCAAATACAATCTGCAGAAAGTAGTTCaataatttctgtaaataaCATTGACATCCTTGTCTGAAAGGAgaaagtagggaaaaaaaagcagtgttccAGTACAGAATAGCTCTTAGTCTGTTATGTGTTATTAAGCTGAGAATGAAGAGAAATATCAAAAGGAATGTTATAAAATTACAAACAACCTGCACATGTAGGTCCTGACTCTCATGTCACATTTGTTTTGCTCCCATGCCACTCTGTCAACACTGGTGTGAAGCAGTACAGCTTCAGATGTCACTCTCTCCCCAGGCATGGGGCCACCACGTGTGTCTTCATGGGGAATCCTATGCTGGTTTCTCTGAATTATGTGATGGGTGAGTAGCACAGCACTCAACTGCTACAGAAAAGTACAGTGGTCAGTGCTTCTATCAATGCTGGCACCTGCTAGCTAATCTGTGCTTTTGGTAGCAGCATCACAGCTGTTTTGGGAGCCGATTATCGGGCGCAGTTGCTGCAGGACTCCAGTATGGATTTGTAAGTTAGATTCCAACGCCTTGGGCCCATATGCCCTTGAAAGGGATTACAAGAAAACAAGCAGATTTGCAAATCTCATTCAAAATGTGTGAGAGTATTTGGTGTTGTCCCTTCTCCAAAAATAGCAATTACAGACAATGAGTCAGTAGCTGTGCTGGAGAGATTAAAGTCAAAAGTTTTTCTGACTCTCTGTGTCAGGAGCTTGGAATGGATTCTGTGTAAAAAGTAGACTGTGATCCTGtaattaaaagcagttttataaTGCATCTGTACAAGGAATCCAATTAAGTCTGCAGGAGCAGTGTTAATAGTAGCATTTCCTGGCCATGTACTGACTCTGAAACTGTCCTTGGGGACGCAGTACATGCACCTGCATATACATTATGACTGTCTCCGCTTCATCATTTCTACATCAGcatattatttctgtttgagTTGTAACACGTACTTCAGAAAACTATCTGGTCTTCATGGAAGTGCGGCAAATTCTGGCAAAAATTGTATACCTTCCTCAGCTCTCCATTAACCACAGCAGCGGAGAGCTGGGTTTCACTGAGTAATGGTAAATTTTGCCTAGGCAATAGGGCCACATTTGGAGCCATGGTGCACACAGACTGAAGAACAGAGAGTCAGTGCTGCAGAGACTCACCGCTTGCTTGTGCCTTACACAACACTTCCCAGCTTGCATGATTAACTCAATAGGCTCAATAACAGCATCCAAATTTTATATGCATTTAGAGTGCCTTATACCCAAGATAATCAGCCTTCCCAATGTATTGTGCAGAGACACTGTTCTTCCTCATCCTCTCCCAAGCCTGGGGCTGCTCTCACCAGATCTGGCAGGGCTAGCACTGAGTTTGAGCAAATATGTTTGATTACAACTGTAACCCCTGGCTGATAGAGTGTGGTGTAGAGATACAGGAACTGGGTGAATGTGGCTTTACTGCTAGAATCGAGCTGCTTCAGAAATAGCCATGATGTGGATGATCTCACATCAGAGTAATCCTGTGCTGATAACTGAGAGCTGATTACATTTGTTAATTGTTCTACCACCTTTCTCAACAACTGAATGTCAGGATTGGTGCTAGGATGCATAAACTAGCCTGATCTTCAGGACTAAAACATCCATTGTTTTGGCATTGTATGAAAGCAGAAGTTGTAACATGCATGGGAGAGTACCTCCTAGTTTAAGCCCCCCATAATAGGCCTGAACATGCTTGAAAGATGTCTGTTTATGCAAAAGTTCTTcctacctcttttttttaacctaagaTGAACGAGCTCGTTGAAGTGCAAGAGACTGCCTGGAGCATTCACAGGCACTCCCAAAGACAGCTAACACCGCTGGCTTCTGAGATGGCAGCCACAGTCTTACCCCACTAAGGTCTTTTGTTCAGAAGGGCACAACCTATGGTGTTCCCTTCAAGGAAGTCATATTTAGGAGGCATTAAGCTTTGCAATAGTTGTGAAACAGCTTACAGCCTATCTGTTGGTTGCTTCCCAGAAATCATTTCTTTGCCCTGTCTTTATTGATGCCTAGCCAGCTGGCTCTCCTCCAGGCACCAGGCTGCGGAGAACCTTAGTAAATAGTCAGCCACACCTCAACTGCTTAGAAGTCGTTGACGGGATCCTGTTCAGTCAGCAGCTTTATTTGTTCCCGCCCAATTTATCCCACGCAACACGGTGTAGCGAAGCAACAAGCCAGGATATTTCCTACCTATCCTGTCTCACCTCATTCCCTCTTCCCACCAATTTCATCCATtacacttttccttttcctgctttccccaTGGCATGGTTCCAAGCAGGCAGCATCTCGCCTTTACATCCTGCTCCTCAATCGCTGAGCTCCAGCACAGAGGAGACACGGGGCCTGGCACAAAGCTaggaacaggggaaaaaccgACTGCTGCTAACGGGGAGAAAAAGAGTGATATCCATGAGTCTGCTGTCATCCTTCTGCTCATTAAGAGAAGGGCTTCTTATAGCTTCTCCTTCTCACCAGTGGTTCTACTCTTCATTGGGTGTCTCAGTATCACTCAATACCAACTCACCTCATATAACTGAGGAGAGTTATCTACTATTATTATAAGGCAAAGGTGAGCTCCCTTGGGTGGTAGGACAGACCCAAACTATTACATTTCTAGGGAGCAACAAATCACATGTTAAATCCTGCTGAGTTTTGGTTTtcaataggaaaaaacaaatccctACTTGGCAGGTGGGGctaaaaatcttttcaaaaaCAATCAGGTAAAACAGGGGCAAAGACAGTCCTAAGGATAATCCCCACTTCTCAGAAAGTGAGTATGAGCACGTGATCTCAAAATGCTGTGCTGTTTGGCAGGACCTTGGACTAGTGATGCCAAGATGTTACATCTCTGCCGTTTTCCTGGGTCCAGTGATAACATTTTAAACTCCAGCAGTAATTTGTTTCAATGGTAAGTGCTCCAATGGGccaaacaaggaaaagaatggGAATTCGTTACCATAAGGGCAAGAGAAATTATTATGGTCCTTTAATGTGATCTTGCTACTGATGGACATAAAACGGTTACCCGTGTCATCAGAACTATTGCTGTGCCACAGCTTGCAGCAAGCACCCAAAATGAAACCCAGTCTTTCCCAAAGTTGACACCCTTTATCTTCACCTTATCCACTCCCTAATACTTgtctttgtgcatttttttaccGAAACCAAAATAAAGGTCTCTCTTTAAAGGAGTGGGTTTTGCTAAATGTTTTGTGCCTTTTCAAAGAGCTGTATCTAATTGCTTAGCAATTTCAGATTTCTCCctttcaaaacagttaaaagTACTTAGCCTTTCTCTGCTGCCAACTCAGTCTTTGTGGACCAGTTTGCCAACACATACCTGGAGTACAGGATCCTGTTTTAGCCCAGCTCGCTGCTTCTGCTCAGAGAGATACCAGCTAGATTTCTCTAAacacaagaagaagaaaaccagtTCTGCTGACAGTTTTGCTCCTGCTTTCTGCCCATCCAGTTTCCAGGTGCTCTTCAACTCTTCTGCAGACTTTGGGATTGGGaggtgaggaggagaggcttaGCACGGGAGTCATCCCCACCGGAAGGGGTGGGGACGGATCATGCAGAGAAGCAGGGTGCAGCAGGCTCCACATCAATTGCCTTTTACTCcaccttttatttatttattatttaaggagtttagaaagcaagatGCACACAAACGCtatactgcatttatttttttcatctctctaAATACATGTAATTCCTAACAAATGTACAGAGAAGTTAAAATGAGGACTGCTGAGTCTTCTTATCAGCAGACTTCAGTTTTCTGGGAAAAATTCCCTTCCAGACCTGTACACTACAAAGTAAATTATGTGTGTGATGCAGCCATTTAAGACACTGCAGAATCTTTGGACCTCAGCATTTATAGCTGAGACACTTAGCATCAGTGGTGCATTTGCTGGTGCGAGATTAAATTCAGAGATGCATTTTCTTATGGTATATTCATGTGCTTTTATTGCCCGTAATAAACGTCTTCAATGGAATTTGTGCCGAATTAAGATGAATCTGTCCTGGCAAACTTGCAGcataaaaaaattatggaagtcTCCCTAGCACACAGATTAAACATATTACAGCCACACCCACAAGTATTCCCAACAAGTCCAAAAGTGTTCCaggttattttttattagacTTGCTTTCAACAAGTTAGAAATATTTGAGTCTGAGCTGGTTGTTATTGATGGTGGCTTGTTGAAATTTTCCATTCCTATTTCCATAATGGCCTTGTATGCAAGGAACATTAGCTTAGCCCTCAGGCTGATGTCTACTATagctttaattttctctgtgtgtgcacacggtttgtgtgtgtgtgaatgttGGGGGGGGAGGAATGAGAGAGACAAAAGAGCTCAAAGAAAATGACAATGTCATTTCAAGTCaaagatgaataaaaaaattttgatCCTAAGTGTGTATGACAAGT
Proteins encoded in this region:
- the LOC104250391 gene encoding carboxymethylenebutenolidase homolog, with translation MGDPFLYDSGERSHYGCLGHEVQIEHIKAYVCRPSFFTDKAVIVIHDIFGWLFPDIRYIVDLIAGHGYITICPDFFKGTEPWKTTDHWADFADWMKGHDPMKVDKEADVVLKYLKEQCGAKKIGVVGFSWGGMAVHHLMLKNPQLTAAVSLYGIIRDSEERYNLLNPTFFIFGEKDHTISYDQIILLEEKLKQYCKVAYKIKVYPGQVHGFAQLKPEDMKPDDKPYIEEARKDMIDWIKMFI